A single genomic interval of Lentimicrobium saccharophilum harbors:
- a CDS encoding ABC transporter ATP-binding protein, translating into MSDDNLKRKITLPGLRRLSRLFQYLKPYKWTYGLGLLFLFGSSATSLLFPKLLGELVEYGNSGKLGAEINRLALILVLVLVAQSLFSYFRIYLFVQVAERALADLRRHTFNHLIRLPMKFFQQRRVGELNSRISSDITLLQDALTSTLAEFIRQIIIISGGIVLMAVTSVKLTLFMLAVVPGVFLLVGFFGRYIRKLSKKAQAQVADSNTIVEETLQGVQSVKTFTNEFFEMKRYRDITEDIAQTGIKNGRVRGAFSSFVILGIFGTMVAVIWKGAALLSSGEITTGELFSFVIYTVFIGGTIGGLADVFAKVQKFIGATEDLFDIFGETPEPVEEVREIPASGHLRGHIRLNEVSFAYPSRTDVNVIDRISAEIRPGSLVALVGPSGAGKSTLVNLLLRLYNPVSGHILFDGQEAEKIPLSVLRAQMAVVPQDIFLFGGSIRENIAYGRLDASAEMVEEAARRANAWEFISKFPQGPDTLVGERGTQLSGGQRQRIAIARAVLKDPRILILDEATSSLDSESERLVQDALEKLMEGRTSIVIAHRLSTIRKADLILVMDQGRIVEKGTHEELLRSADGLYRGLSELQYKS; encoded by the coding sequence ATGAGCGATGACAACCTGAAACGCAAGATTACCCTGCCAGGCCTGCGCCGGCTTTCCCGATTGTTTCAATACCTTAAGCCTTACAAATGGACGTATGGCCTGGGATTGCTGTTTTTATTCGGATCAAGCGCCACCAGCCTGTTGTTTCCGAAATTGCTGGGCGAGCTGGTTGAATATGGCAATAGCGGGAAACTGGGAGCGGAGATCAACCGGCTGGCGCTGATCCTGGTGCTGGTACTGGTGGCCCAGTCGCTGTTTTCATATTTCAGGATTTATCTTTTTGTGCAGGTGGCTGAGCGGGCGCTGGCCGATCTGCGGCGGCACACCTTCAACCACCTGATCCGGCTGCCCATGAAATTTTTTCAGCAACGCAGGGTGGGTGAACTCAACAGCAGGATCTCTTCAGACATTACTTTGCTCCAGGACGCGCTTACCAGCACGCTGGCTGAATTTATCCGGCAGATCATCATCATCAGCGGTGGTATTGTGCTGATGGCAGTAACTTCAGTCAAACTAACCCTCTTTATGCTGGCTGTGGTCCCGGGGGTTTTTCTCCTTGTCGGTTTTTTTGGCAGGTATATCCGGAAACTGAGCAAAAAAGCACAGGCCCAGGTGGCCGACTCCAACACCATTGTTGAGGAAACCCTGCAGGGGGTGCAAAGTGTGAAAACCTTCACCAACGAGTTTTTTGAGATGAAAAGGTACCGCGACATCACGGAAGATATTGCACAAACCGGCATTAAAAACGGGCGTGTCCGCGGCGCTTTCTCATCCTTTGTCATTCTCGGCATCTTCGGAACCATGGTGGCCGTAATCTGGAAAGGCGCGGCTCTGCTGTCATCCGGCGAAATTACAACCGGTGAACTCTTTTCATTTGTGATTTATACCGTTTTTATCGGAGGTACCATCGGCGGCCTGGCCGATGTTTTTGCCAAGGTGCAGAAGTTTATCGGGGCCACCGAAGACCTGTTCGATATTTTCGGAGAAACCCCCGAACCGGTGGAAGAGGTCAGGGAAATCCCCGCCTCCGGTCATCTCAGGGGCCATATCCGGCTGAATGAAGTCAGTTTTGCTTACCCTTCGCGCACCGATGTAAATGTCATCGATCGCATCAGCGCGGAGATCAGGCCGGGTTCGCTGGTTGCCCTGGTAGGCCCGAGCGGTGCCGGAAAATCAACGTTGGTAAACCTGCTCCTCCGTTTATATAATCCGGTTTCCGGCCATATTCTGTTCGATGGCCAGGAAGCAGAAAAGATCCCTCTTTCAGTGCTCCGGGCGCAGATGGCCGTGGTGCCCCAGGATATCTTTCTTTTCGGGGGAAGCATCCGCGAGAACATTGCCTACGGGCGACTCGATGCATCGGCTGAAATGGTAGAGGAAGCCGCCCGCAGGGCCAACGCCTGGGAGTTTATCTCAAAATTCCCTCAGGGGCCCGATACCCTGGTGGGAGAAAGGGGCACACAGCTTTCGGGCGGACAGCGGCAACGCATCGCCATAGCGAGGGCGGTACTGAAAGATCCGCGCATCCTCATTCTTGATGAGGCCACCTCTTCGCTGGACTCAGAAAGTGAACGCCTGGTTCAGGATGCATTGGAGAAACTGATGGAAGGCCGGACCTCCATTGTGATTGCCCACCGGCTGTCAACCATCCGGAAAGCCGATCTGATCCTGGTAATGGATCAGGGCCGCATCGTGGAAAAAGGAACCCATGAAGAACTCCTCAGATCAGCGGACGGGTTATACCGCGGCCTGAGCGAGCTGCAGTACAAATCATGA
- a CDS encoding aspartate/glutamate racemase family protein: MKKIGLIGGTGPEATVDYYKGIIDAFKDDSGGMNYPEIVIYSVNLGKLLGFMQSGNYNGAIVYLADAIARLKDAGADFAAITANTPHIFFDEISERAGLPLISIVEATRTEALRLGLKRPGLFGTGFTMDASFYPDAFRQKGMEVVVPGKEDREMLHHKLFTEIELGIFRDDTRELLIKIIENMVQQQQIDSLILGCTEFPLILTQPAYAGIPVLNTTRIHVKAIVARCRES; the protein is encoded by the coding sequence ATGAAAAAAATAGGATTGATCGGCGGCACGGGCCCCGAAGCGACGGTTGACTATTACAAAGGCATTATTGATGCATTTAAGGATGACAGCGGCGGGATGAACTACCCCGAGATTGTCATCTACAGCGTAAATCTCGGGAAATTGCTGGGCTTTATGCAATCAGGCAATTATAACGGAGCAATCGTTTACCTGGCTGATGCCATCGCGCGGCTGAAGGATGCGGGAGCTGATTTTGCCGCCATCACCGCCAATACGCCCCATATTTTTTTCGATGAAATCAGTGAACGCGCCGGACTGCCGTTGATCAGCATTGTGGAAGCCACCCGGACCGAAGCCCTGCGCCTGGGGCTGAAACGGCCCGGGCTGTTTGGCACCGGCTTTACCATGGATGCATCATTCTATCCCGACGCTTTCCGGCAGAAAGGAATGGAGGTGGTGGTCCCCGGAAAGGAAGACCGGGAAATGTTGCATCATAAACTCTTCACCGAAATTGAGTTGGGGATTTTCAGGGATGACACGCGTGAACTGCTGATTAAAATCATAGAAAATATGGTGCAACAGCAGCAAATCGACAGCCTGATCCTGGGATGTACCGAATTTCCGCTGATCCTTACCCAACCGGCTTATGCCGGTATCCCGGTACTGAATACCACCAGGATCCATGTCAAAGCCATAGTTGCCCGTTGCCGGGAATCATAG